In Bradyrhizobium lablabi, one DNA window encodes the following:
- a CDS encoding DUF5330 domain-containing protein, with product MFFLLRMAFWLGLVLVLLPRDKSPEQDKLPQVGASQAVSAATAAVSDMSQFCKRQPQACEVGGQAATVIGHRAQEGARKLYQIITDKKAPDHTGSIGGGENAAEAATRDTLTPDDLVAEWRGPPAP from the coding sequence ATGTTTTTTCTGCTGCGCATGGCGTTCTGGCTCGGGCTCGTGCTCGTGCTGCTGCCGAGGGATAAGTCGCCCGAACAGGACAAACTGCCGCAAGTCGGCGCGTCGCAGGCGGTGTCGGCGGCAACCGCTGCGGTGTCGGACATGAGCCAGTTCTGCAAGCGCCAGCCGCAGGCCTGCGAAGTCGGCGGCCAGGCCGCGACCGTGATCGGACACCGCGCCCAGGAAGGCGCGCGCAAACTCTATCAGATCATCACCGACAAGAAGGCGCCGGACCATACCGGGTCGATCGGTGGCGGTGAGAATGCCGCGGAAGCCGCAACCCGTGACACCTTGACGCCGGACGATCTGGTGGCGGAATGGCGCGGCCCGCCGGCGCCGTGA